The following are encoded together in the Corticium candelabrum chromosome 1, ooCorCand1.1, whole genome shotgun sequence genome:
- the LOC134180431 gene encoding uncharacterized protein LOC134180431 yields the protein MAHESVSLSYFVRHYRLPAAVRVLSGSGQLEEGDEVTLQSVQSTRGVEAFRGRHGENLTDSYIPFKYNGIFEVIVASASQPWASYRDFPTVGSVIRSGRELPLAVKARNAWRGSTECNSVYQNDVLTSLTLKVDGTGRTFLEAINGRGLVINLHESVRGDFTTDLSDVHWSIDEMVKLFEAKFPVRVRLRATPSVYDTIGSVGDIFTLLRVTVRQEVMVIGIGDNFQVIADDSVDVIMLDSTPGAYTNIEAVASSSYSNHYHDDRGLDDPLYTPMANPSPEIMQSILRSHKADHKAMVQNLNETIENLKVKLVNEQSKNNQLETKIASLETELQVQALRYAQERQHGDEIRILKATVEQLQIKNQELESKLRFQAEHKQRNHDINETVVPLGKYQHTIPVAMEGPYPERQEVTSELTCLQTGTIGYTDFDQPTRKPSSGRISSVSPIPKPRERISKSDSNPLSPPLPQRKPVSQSPKSSLRQSTPPIPAKRNF from the coding sequence ATGGCGCATGAAAGCGTTTCTCTCAGTTATTTCGTGAGACACTATCGTCTTCCAGCAGCAGTTCGAGTGCTTAGCGGTTCTGGACAACTGGAAGAAGGTGACGAAGTGACACTTCAGTCAGTGCAGTCTACACGAGGTGTTGAGGCCTTTCGCGGTCGCCATGGAGAAAACCTGACTGATTCTTACATTCCGTTCAAGTATAATGGGATATTTGAGGTCATAGTGGCTTCAGCAAGCCAGCCGTGGGCTAGTTATCGCGACTTTCCAACGGTTGGGAGTGTCATTCGGTCAGGAAGGGAACTTCCTCTTGCAGTAAAGGCGAGGAACGCCTGGCGAGGCTCGACTGAATGTAACAGCGTCTACCAAAACGATGTTCTGACTTCTCTTACTTTGAAAGTTGATGGAACAGGTAGAACGTTTCTTGAAGCAATCAACGGAAGAGGATTGGTCATCAATCTACACGAATCAGTTCGAGGCGATTTCACTACCGATTTGAGTGATGTTCACTGGAGTATTGACGAGATGGTGAAACTGTTCGAGGCCAAGTTTCCCGTGCGCGTCCGTCTTCGAGCGACTCCTTCTGTGTACGACACAATTGGCAGTGTAGGAGACATATTCACTCTACTGCGCGTGACGGTGAGGCAGGAAGTGATGGTAATTGGTATTGGTGATAATTTTCAGGTCATTGCTGATGATTCTGTAGACGTCATAATGCTTGACAGTACACCCGGTGCATACACTAACATTGAAGCTGTTGCTAGCTCATCTTATTCGAACCATTATCACGATGATAGAGGGTTAGATGATCCCTTGTACACACCTATGGCAAACCCTTCTCCTGAAATAATGCAGAGCATTTTGAGATCCCACAAAGCGGATCATAAAGCTATGGTGCAAAATTTGAATGAAACCATAGAGAACTTGAAGGTCAAGTTGGTAAATGAGCAGAGCAAAAACAACCAGCTGGAAACCAAGATAGCATCTTTAGAAACAGAACTACAGGTACAAGCACTGAGATATGCCCAAGAGAGACAGCATGGAGATGAAATTAGAATCTTAAAAGCTACAGTGGAACAACTACAAATAAAAAATCAGGAACTGGAGTCAAAGCTTCGTTTTCAGGCAGAGCATAAGCAGCGAAACCACGACATCAATGAAACTGTAGTTCCTTTGGGAAAATACCAGCATACAATACCAGTTGCTATGGAAGGACCATACCCTGAAAGACAGGAAGTCACTTCAGAGCTCACTTGTTTGCAAACAGGCACAATAGGGTATACTGACTTTGATCAACCAACTAGAAAACCATCTTCTGGTCGCATTTCATCTGTCTCACCTATTCCTAAGCCTAGAGAGCGCATTTCCAAGTCTGACTCAAACCCTCTGTCACCACCCCTTCCTCAGAGAAAACCTGTTTCTCAATCCCCAAAGTCTAGTCTTCGACAGTCAACACCGCCAATACCAGCAAAACGAAACTTCTGA